Proteins encoded within one genomic window of Gigantopelta aegis isolate Gae_Host chromosome 2, Gae_host_genome, whole genome shotgun sequence:
- the LOC121384381 gene encoding GTP-binding protein Rit1-like isoform X1, whose protein sequence is MSGAATSNTKGRKKYKLVILGDGGVGKSALVIQFVCHKFQEYHDPTIEDAYEHQCKLDGEAAHLDILDTAGQVSGASGPEFTAMREQYMRNGQGFVICYSITDRRSFDEVMAYKKLIDRVRVQDIPIVIAANKCDLEERRKISAEDGTALARSLGCPFYETSAVLRQCVDDVFHGLVREIRRKEREAHEAMEKQNQKRNRLKRFQSFFGNMFKRTHHH, encoded by the exons ATGAGTGGTGCGGCTACATCCAACACTAAAGGCAGAAAAAAGTACAAGTTGGTTATTCTTGGTGATGGAGGTGTCGGAAAAAGTG ctCTCGTGATCCAGTTTGTGTGTCACAAGTTTCAAGAATACCATGATCCAACGATAG AGGATGCGTATGAACACCAGTGCAAGCTGGATGGTGAAGCGGCTCATTTGGACATCCTTGACACTGCGGGCCAGGTCAGTGGTGCATCTGGG cCGGAGTTCACTGCTATGCGGGAACAGTACATGCGGAATGGTCAGGGCTTCGTCATCTGCTACTCCATTACTGACCGGCGGAGCTTTGATGAGGTCATGGCATACAAGAAATTAATTGACCGTGTCCGAGTCCAAGATATTCCTATTGTAATCGCAGCCAACAAGTGCGAtttagaagaaagaagaaag ATTTCAGCGGAAGATGGGACAGCACTGGCACGGTCACTGGGCTGTCCTTTCTACGAGACGTCGGCAGTTCTACGACAATGTGTAGATGACGTCTTTCATGGGCTGGTTCGAGAAATACGCCGCAAAGAGAGAGAAGCACACGAAGCAATGGAAAAACAGAACCAGAAGAGAAACAGATTGAAAAGATTTCAGTCTTTCTTCGGAAATATGTTTAAAAGGACTCACCATCATTGA
- the LOC121384381 gene encoding GTP-binding protein Rit1-like isoform X2 yields the protein MSGAATSNTKGRKKYKLVILGDGGVGKSALVIQFVCHKFQEYHDPTIEDAYEHQCKLDGEAAHLDILDTAGQPEFTAMREQYMRNGQGFVICYSITDRRSFDEVMAYKKLIDRVRVQDIPIVIAANKCDLEERRKISAEDGTALARSLGCPFYETSAVLRQCVDDVFHGLVREIRRKEREAHEAMEKQNQKRNRLKRFQSFFGNMFKRTHHH from the exons ATGAGTGGTGCGGCTACATCCAACACTAAAGGCAGAAAAAAGTACAAGTTGGTTATTCTTGGTGATGGAGGTGTCGGAAAAAGTG ctCTCGTGATCCAGTTTGTGTGTCACAAGTTTCAAGAATACCATGATCCAACGATAG AGGATGCGTATGAACACCAGTGCAAGCTGGATGGTGAAGCGGCTCATTTGGACATCCTTGACACTGCGGGCCAG cCGGAGTTCACTGCTATGCGGGAACAGTACATGCGGAATGGTCAGGGCTTCGTCATCTGCTACTCCATTACTGACCGGCGGAGCTTTGATGAGGTCATGGCATACAAGAAATTAATTGACCGTGTCCGAGTCCAAGATATTCCTATTGTAATCGCAGCCAACAAGTGCGAtttagaagaaagaagaaag ATTTCAGCGGAAGATGGGACAGCACTGGCACGGTCACTGGGCTGTCCTTTCTACGAGACGTCGGCAGTTCTACGACAATGTGTAGATGACGTCTTTCATGGGCTGGTTCGAGAAATACGCCGCAAAGAGAGAGAAGCACACGAAGCAATGGAAAAACAGAACCAGAAGAGAAACAGATTGAAAAGATTTCAGTCTTTCTTCGGAAATATGTTTAAAAGGACTCACCATCATTGA
- the LOC121384375 gene encoding DET1 homolog encodes MKESSWMTSTSLNIQGSIVRQEDDLISAQSNTRTECGIKRRTIRSQNVVHRLMQRETHIAKPGTHFHQARQFYTNVFPNYTVINVEKPPCFLRKFSPDGRFFIAFSSDQTSIEIYEFRGSAAAEDLLKNVTGEFLPGNNDELSVNVRSKLFERFFKLRHTTTVATGGEHLNRECSLFTDDGNYVIVGSAVYVPEDPHPFFYDMYRNNESVSPNPRSPLEDYSLHLVDLESGQLCDRRKFKCDKIFLSHNQGLYLYRNILSVLSVQQQTIHIFQVASNGTFVDVRSIGRFCYEDDELHFRQGLDPVTRNEDFNKPYSIESLNSLKHRLLVFLYSKAKLEGSEFALRKFYQYFDQFRALRMWKMQLLDENHLLIKYASEDVVTLKIPDPNSQPSFFVVYDMLSTQVLAVFENTSEELLEMFENFCDLFRNATLHSEAQFTCSVSSNLYAWQIQQRFKQTIINAKFGGHTEAIRRLLAQLPISAQSYSSSPYLDLALFSYDDKWVSVMERPKACGDHPIRFYSRDSGLLKFKIYAGVLGRSHPPTARRLVAFTFHPSEPFAISVQRTNSEYVVNFHIRHCVSQ; translated from the exons ATGAAGGAAAGCAGTTGGATGACCAGCACCAGTCTAAATATCCAGGGCAGTATTGTGAGACAGGAAGATGACCTAATCTCGGCGCAATCCAACACGCGCACTGAATGTGGCATCAAACGGCGTACGATTCGCAGCCAGAATGTGGTCCACCGACTTATGCAAAGAGAGACCCACATAGCTAAACCTGGCACCCACTTCCACCAAGCACGACAGTTTTACACAAATGTCTTTCCTAATTATACAGTGATAAATGTAGAAAAACCTCCATGCTTTTTGCGCAAGTTTTCTCCAGATGGTCGTTTTTTCATTGCTTTTTCTTCGGATCAGACTTCGATAGAAATTTATGAATTTCGAGGTTCGGCGGCTGCAGAGGAtcttttgaaaaatgttacagGCGAATTCCTTCCAGGAAATAATGACGAGCTTTCAGTCAATGTTCGCAGCAAATTGTTTGAGAGATTTTTCAAACTTCGACACACAACGACTGTAGCAACAGGCGGTGAACATCTCAACAGGGAATGCAGTCTTTTCACCGATGATGGGAATTACGTGATTGTGGGCTCGGCTGTTTACGTTCCCGAAGACCCTCACCCGTTCTTTTATGACATGTACAGAAACAATGAATCTGTGTCGCCTAATCCAAGGTCACCTCTTGAGGATTACTCCCTCCATTTGGTCGATCTTGAAAGTGGACAGCTGTGTGATAGACGGAAGTTCAAGTGTGACAAAATATTTCTCTCTCACAACCAAGGTTTGTATCTGTACAGAAACATTCTTTCAGTGTTGTCGGTACAACAACAGACAATTCACATATTCCAGGTAGCTTCCAATGGAACGTTTGTTGACGTCCGGAGCATTGGGCGATTCTGTTACGAAGATGATGAGTTGCATTTCCGTCAGGGTTTAGACCCGGTCACAAGGAATGAAGATTTCAATAAACCTTACAGCATCGAATCTCTCAACTCACTCAAGCATCGCTTGCTAGTCTTTCTGTATTCCAAAGCCAAACTGGAAGGGAGTGAATTTGCTCTGCGCAAGTTCTATCAGTACTTCGACCAGTTCCGGGCTTTACGCATGTGGAAGATGCAGCTGCTGGATGAGAACCACCTCCTCATCAAGTACGCAAGTGAAGACGTTGTCACTTTAAAGATCCCTGATCCCAATTCTCAGCCGTCTTTCTTTGTGGTGTACGACATGCTCAGCACACAGGTCCTTGCCGTGTTCGAGAACACGTCCGAGGAATTGCTGGAAATGTTTGAAAACTTCTGTGATCTGTTCCGAAATGCCACGCTGCACAGCGAGGCTCAGTTCACGTGCTCCGTATCCAGCAACCTCTACGCCTGGCAGATCCAGCAGCGGTTCAAGCAGACGATCATCAATGCCAAGTTTGGAGGACACACAGAAGCGATTCGGCGACTTCTGGCTCAGCTGCCAATCAGTGCCCAGTCGTACAGCAGTAGTCCATACCTAGACTTGGCACTATTCAGTTACGACGACAAGTGGGTGTCAGTCATGGAACGACCAAAGGCATGTGGGGATCATCCAATTCG CTTTTACAGCAGGGACTCTGGTTTACTCAAGTTCAAAATCTATGCCGGTGTGCTGGGTCGCAGCCACCCTCCAACTGCGAGGCGCTTGGTGGCATTTACCTTCCACCCCAGCGAGCCATTCGCAATCAGTGTACAACGGACAAACTCAGAATATGTTGTCAATTTCCATATACGCCATTGTGTATCTCAGTGA